From Cellulomonas fimi ATCC 484, a single genomic window includes:
- a CDS encoding LacI family DNA-binding transcriptional regulator, with amino-acid sequence MTLRDVARAAGVSPATASRALSSPELVAPARREQVQRVARELGYRPNRAARELITGRTGNLCLVVPDLENPFFAAVAKGVQARARTLGYAVFVADAEEDPRLEPELVAHLGAQVDGAVLCSPRMSDEDLDRLAEDVPLVLVNRRHRALASVVIDNADGVRQAVTHLHALGHTRIAYVGGPADSWSDARRREGLAHVSHGLRRVEVVDLGPFAPVFAGGVAAGDLVAASGATAVLAHNDLVALGILSRLQARGLRVPQDVSVVGYDDIPAATLVSPALTTVTVPLARLGREAVDLLVAHAMSTRRGSAAERVVAAALAAHRDGAGGAPGVSASITGGPRGASYVDVDAARAVEPHTPHDGTHETDGARGTDGARRADGKAVGADGGADGRADAPAGAHGPRVGVVGAPASPDGTGEPAPQPVRLRVELVVRASTGPVPTRPTSEADR; translated from the coding sequence GTGACCCTGCGCGACGTCGCCCGCGCGGCGGGTGTGTCGCCCGCGACCGCATCCCGCGCCCTGAGCTCGCCCGAGCTCGTGGCACCCGCGCGTCGCGAGCAGGTGCAGCGCGTGGCGCGCGAGCTCGGCTACCGGCCCAACCGCGCGGCGCGCGAGCTCATCACCGGCCGCACCGGCAACCTGTGCCTCGTCGTGCCCGACCTCGAGAACCCGTTCTTCGCCGCCGTCGCCAAGGGGGTCCAGGCCCGCGCGCGCACGCTCGGCTACGCCGTGTTCGTCGCGGACGCCGAGGAGGACCCGCGCCTGGAACCGGAGCTCGTCGCGCACCTCGGCGCGCAGGTCGACGGCGCCGTCCTCTGTTCGCCCCGCATGTCGGACGAGGATCTCGACCGTCTCGCCGAGGACGTCCCCCTGGTGCTCGTCAACAGGCGGCACCGCGCGCTCGCATCCGTCGTCATCGACAACGCCGACGGGGTCCGGCAGGCGGTCACGCACCTGCACGCGCTCGGCCACACGCGGATCGCCTACGTGGGCGGCCCCGCCGACTCCTGGTCGGACGCGCGACGACGCGAGGGCCTCGCGCACGTGTCGCACGGGCTGCGCCGCGTCGAGGTCGTGGACCTCGGTCCGTTCGCCCCGGTCTTCGCCGGCGGTGTCGCCGCCGGCGACCTCGTCGCCGCCAGCGGCGCCACCGCCGTCCTCGCCCACAACGACCTCGTCGCCCTCGGCATCCTCAGCAGGCTCCAGGCGCGCGGCCTCCGCGTCCCGCAGGACGTCTCGGTCGTGGGCTACGACGACATCCCCGCCGCCACGCTGGTGTCCCCCGCACTGACCACGGTCACCGTGCCGCTCGCGCGGCTCGGGCGCGAGGCTGTCGATCTGCTGGTCGCGCACGCCATGAGCACGCGCCGCGGCTCGGCGGCGGAGCGCGTCGTGGCGGCTGCGCTCGCCGCGCACCGGGACGGCGCCGGCGGTGCGCCCGGCGTGAGCGCCTCGATCACGGGAGGGCCGAGGGGCGCGTCGTACGTCGACGTGGACGCGGCGAGGGCCGTGGAGCCGCACACGCCCCACGACGGCACGCACGAGACGGACGGCGCGCGCGGGACGGACGGCGCGCGCCGGGCAGACGGCAAGGCGGTCGGCGCAGACGGTGGAGCAGACGGCCGGGCGGACGCGCCGGCCGGCGCCCACGGACCGCGGGTCGGCGTCGTCGGCGCGCCCGCGTCGCCCGACGGCACGGGAGAACCCGCGCCCCAGCCGGTGCGGCTGCGCGTCGAGCTCGTGGTCCGCGCCTCGACCGGGCCCGTCCCGACCCGTCCGACCTCGGAGGCCGACCGATGA
- a CDS encoding mannitol dehydrogenase family protein yields MTPRLSRATLAALADGRGHAVPGPAVDPASTTVGLVHLGLGAFHRAHQAVYTEDAAAAAGDTGWGILGVTQRSARVAEHLAPQDGLYGVLTKGATHTSLRLIGSLRDVAFPGERTPHVLRTIAAPSTHVVTLTVTEKGYRRRPDGLPDLTDPDLGSDVAALAAEIGGAPPEQPARSPIGLLVRGLALRHRQDAGPLTVVCCDNLAENGRVVGALVHELLAAVPHAQSLAQWVRASVAFPSTMVDRIVPATTDAHRTEATALLGLRDEGLVVGEPFTQWVVEDTFAGPRPAWERAGATLTADVAPFERAKLRVLNASHSTLAYLGALRGYATIAEAVADPELEAIVRALVDEDVLPTLEAPEGLDLVRYRDDVLDRFANPNTGHTTVQVAMDGSAKLPQRLLGTVRDRLAAGAVPTAAAATLAAWMSYVHATTHGGLEVAGRKVSLDDPLADALASAADGPVDGLVDRLLAVREVFGADLAASSELRSAVRAHVRTLALV; encoded by the coding sequence ATGACCCCACGCCTGTCCCGTGCGACGCTCGCCGCGCTGGCCGACGGCCGCGGGCACGCGGTGCCCGGTCCCGCCGTCGACCCGGCGAGCACGACCGTCGGTCTCGTGCACCTCGGGCTCGGCGCCTTCCACCGCGCCCACCAGGCCGTGTACACCGAGGACGCCGCCGCAGCGGCCGGCGACACCGGCTGGGGGATCCTCGGCGTCACGCAGCGCAGCGCCCGGGTCGCCGAGCACCTGGCGCCGCAGGACGGGCTGTACGGGGTCCTGACCAAGGGCGCCACCCACACGTCGTTGCGCCTGATCGGCTCGTTGCGCGACGTCGCGTTCCCGGGCGAGCGCACGCCCCACGTGCTCCGCACCATCGCCGCCCCGAGCACGCACGTCGTGACCCTGACGGTCACGGAGAAGGGCTACCGCCGGCGGCCGGACGGCCTGCCCGACCTGACCGACCCGGACCTGGGGTCCGACGTCGCCGCGCTCGCCGCCGAGATCGGGGGCGCTCCCCCGGAGCAGCCCGCGCGCTCGCCGATCGGGCTGCTCGTCCGTGGCCTGGCGCTCCGCCACCGGCAGGACGCAGGACCCCTGACGGTGGTGTGCTGCGACAACCTCGCGGAGAACGGACGCGTCGTCGGTGCGCTCGTGCACGAGCTGCTGGCGGCCGTCCCGCACGCGCAGTCGCTGGCGCAGTGGGTGCGTGCGTCGGTCGCGTTCCCCTCGACGATGGTTGACCGGATCGTCCCCGCGACCACGGACGCGCACCGGACCGAGGCGACCGCGCTGCTGGGTCTGCGCGACGAGGGCCTCGTCGTCGGGGAACCGTTCACCCAGTGGGTCGTCGAGGACACGTTCGCGGGCCCGCGTCCGGCGTGGGAGCGCGCGGGGGCGACCCTGACGGCGGACGTGGCGCCGTTCGAGCGGGCGAAGCTGCGGGTGCTCAACGCCTCGCACTCGACGCTCGCCTACCTGGGGGCGCTGCGCGGGTACGCGACGATCGCCGAGGCGGTCGCCGACCCCGAGCTCGAGGCGATCGTGCGGGCCCTCGTCGACGAGGACGTGCTGCCCACGCTCGAGGCCCCCGAAGGGCTGGACCTCGTCCGCTACCGGGACGACGTGCTGGACCGGTTCGCGAACCCGAACACCGGCCACACGACCGTGCAGGTCGCGATGGACGGGTCGGCGAAGCTGCCGCAGCGGCTCCTCGGCACCGTCCGCGACCGGCTCGCCGCGGGTGCGGTGCCCACCGCTGCGGCGGCCACGCTCGCCGCGTGGATGTCCTACGTGCACGCGACGACGCACGGCGGGCTGGAGGTCGCCGGACGGAAGGTCTCGCTCGACGACCCGCTCGCGGACGCGCTCGCCTCCGCCGCCGACGGCCCTGTCGACGGGCTGGTGGACCGGCTCCTCGCCGTGCGGGAGGTGTTCGGGGCGGACCTGGCTGCGTCCTCCGAGCTGCGCTCCGCCGTCCGCGCGCACGTCCGCACGCTCGCCCTGGTCTGA
- a CDS encoding Gfo/Idh/MocA family protein: MTSRTLRIAMNGITGRMGYRQHLVRSILPIRDQGGVTLEDGTRLQVEPILVGRNADKVKELADLHGVEHWTTDADSVIDDPTVDVYFDAQVTSRRYAALTAAMKAGKHIFTEKPTAETLAEAIDLARLRESTGVTAGVVHDKLYLPGLVKLRRLVDEGFFGRILSLRGEFGYWVFEGDVQEAQRPSWNYRKEDGGGIVVDMFCHWNYVLEGILGTVRTVNAQAVTHIPTRWDEQGREYAATADDAAYGIFEIETPGGDPVVAQINSSWAVRVFRDELVEFQVDGTHGSAVAGLRNCVAQQRAHTPKPVWNPDLPVTEPFREQWLPVPANADLDNGFKLQWEEFLRDVAAGRTHRFDLLSAARGVQLAELGLQSSAEGRRLPVPEITL; this comes from the coding sequence ATGACGTCCCGCACCCTGCGCATCGCCATGAACGGCATCACCGGCCGCATGGGCTACCGCCAGCACCTCGTCCGCTCGATCCTGCCGATCCGGGACCAGGGCGGTGTGACGCTCGAGGACGGGACGCGCCTGCAGGTCGAGCCGATCCTGGTCGGTCGCAACGCCGACAAGGTCAAGGAGCTCGCCGACCTGCACGGCGTCGAGCACTGGACCACGGACGCCGACTCGGTCATCGACGACCCGACGGTCGACGTCTACTTCGACGCCCAGGTCACGTCGCGCCGGTACGCGGCCCTCACCGCCGCGATGAAGGCGGGCAAGCACATCTTCACCGAGAAGCCCACCGCCGAGACCCTCGCGGAGGCGATCGACCTGGCGCGGCTGCGCGAGTCCACGGGCGTCACGGCCGGCGTCGTGCACGACAAGCTCTACCTGCCGGGCCTGGTCAAGCTGCGGCGGCTCGTCGACGAGGGCTTCTTCGGGCGGATCCTGTCGCTGCGCGGCGAGTTCGGGTACTGGGTCTTCGAGGGGGACGTGCAGGAGGCCCAGCGGCCGAGCTGGAACTACCGCAAGGAGGACGGCGGCGGCATCGTCGTCGACATGTTCTGCCACTGGAACTACGTGCTCGAGGGAATCCTCGGCACGGTGCGGACGGTGAACGCGCAGGCCGTCACGCACATCCCGACCCGCTGGGACGAGCAGGGCCGGGAGTACGCGGCGACGGCGGACGACGCCGCGTACGGCATCTTCGAGATCGAGACGCCGGGCGGCGACCCGGTGGTCGCGCAGATCAACTCCTCGTGGGCCGTGCGCGTGTTCCGCGACGAGCTCGTGGAGTTCCAGGTGGACGGCACGCACGGCTCGGCGGTCGCCGGCCTGCGCAACTGCGTCGCGCAGCAGCGCGCGCACACCCCGAAGCCGGTCTGGAACCCTGACCTGCCGGTGACCGAGCCGTTCCGCGAGCAGTGGCTGCCGGTGCCCGCGAACGCGGACCTCGACAACGGCTTCAAGCTGCAGTGGGAGGAGTTCCTGCGCGACGTCGCGGCGGGCCGCACCCACCGGTTCGACCTCCTGTCGGCGGCGCGCGGGGTGCAGCTCGCGGAGCTGGGTCTGCAGTCGTCGGCCGAGGGCCGCCGCCTGCCGGTGCCGGAGATCACGCTGTGA
- a CDS encoding sugar phosphate isomerase/epimerase family protein: MNTATTKHWTLREAVDGAVRAGLSSIGPWRDRVQEVGAEQAARIIADAGLRVSSLCRGGFLTTDDDAAARAALDDNRRAIVEAATLGTRELVMVVGGLPAATAPGGPARPYPAARPGGVRGGADDPARDLVAARERVVDRIGELAPFAAGHGVRLVLEPLHPIFAADRAVISTLGQALDVAEPFPAEVVGVVVDTYHVWWDPDLQRQVARAGAAGRIAGYQVCDWVLPLAADPLLSRGHVGDGYVDFASITRWVRDAGYTGDVEVEIFHEDVWGAPGDETLATMSERYVRHVLPHL; this comes from the coding sequence CTGAACACGGCCACGACCAAGCACTGGACGCTGCGCGAGGCCGTCGACGGCGCGGTGCGCGCGGGCCTGTCGTCGATCGGGCCGTGGCGCGACCGCGTGCAGGAGGTCGGGGCGGAGCAGGCGGCGCGGATCATCGCCGACGCGGGCCTGCGAGTGTCTTCCCTGTGCCGCGGCGGCTTCCTCACGACGGACGACGACGCGGCCGCGCGGGCGGCGCTCGACGACAACCGGCGCGCGATCGTCGAGGCGGCGACCCTCGGCACCCGCGAGCTCGTGATGGTGGTCGGCGGCCTGCCCGCCGCCACCGCCCCGGGCGGGCCGGCCCGTCCGTACCCCGCGGCGCGCCCCGGTGGGGTGCGCGGCGGCGCGGACGACCCGGCGCGGGACCTGGTGGCGGCGCGCGAGCGCGTCGTGGACCGGATCGGGGAGCTCGCACCGTTCGCGGCGGGCCACGGCGTCCGGCTCGTGCTGGAGCCGCTGCACCCGATCTTCGCGGCGGACCGGGCGGTCATCTCGACGCTGGGCCAGGCGCTCGACGTCGCCGAGCCGTTCCCCGCCGAGGTCGTCGGCGTCGTCGTCGACACCTACCACGTGTGGTGGGACCCGGACCTGCAGCGGCAGGTCGCGCGCGCGGGCGCCGCGGGGCGGATCGCGGGGTACCAGGTGTGCGACTGGGTGCTGCCGCTCGCGGCGGACCCGCTGCTCTCGCGCGGGCACGTCGGTGACGGGTACGTGGACTTCGCGTCGATCACCCGGTGGGTCCGCGACGCGGGCTACACGGGCGACGTCGAGGTCGAGATCTTCCACGAGGACGTCTGGGGTGCACCGGGCGACGAGACGCTGGCGACGATGTCCGAGCGGTACGTCCGGCACGTGCTGCCGCACCTGTGA
- a CDS encoding ArsR/SmtB family transcription factor translates to MSATAAETLVPVFAALADETRWRVLSELGRGEASASALAARLPVTRQAIAKHLAVLADAGLVEPVRVGREVRYRPLGSRLDETARALDAVGAAWDRRLARIRDVAESL, encoded by the coding sequence ATGAGCGCGACCGCCGCCGAGACGCTGGTCCCCGTGTTCGCCGCGCTCGCCGACGAGACCCGGTGGCGGGTCCTGTCCGAGCTCGGTCGCGGGGAGGCGTCCGCGTCCGCCCTCGCAGCGCGGCTGCCCGTGACCCGGCAGGCGATCGCCAAGCACCTCGCCGTGCTCGCCGACGCCGGGCTCGTCGAGCCCGTGCGGGTCGGGCGGGAGGTCCGCTACCGGCCGCTCGGGTCGCGGCTCGACGAGACGGCCCGCGCGCTCGACGCCGTCGGCGCCGCATGGGACCGCCGCCTGGCGCGCATCCGCGACGTCGCCGAGTCGCTGTAG
- a CDS encoding SRPBCC domain-containing protein translates to MSTIEPQPVAVADVDAFTVTRTIRIAATRARVWQALTQEEHISGWFGDRTELPERRVGGEGAFIWDDHGAVPVRIEQYDEPDVFAYTWGSPGQPLAPGNATLVRFTLADDGDGTLLTVVETGFGELTTRDPRAELEDHRRGWSSELDELVGYLEPVRSA, encoded by the coding sequence GTGAGCACCATCGAGCCGCAGCCCGTCGCCGTCGCCGACGTCGACGCGTTCACCGTCACCCGCACCATCCGCATCGCCGCCACCCGCGCCCGCGTCTGGCAGGCCCTCACGCAGGAGGAGCACATCAGCGGCTGGTTCGGCGACCGCACCGAGCTGCCCGAGCGCCGCGTCGGCGGCGAGGGGGCGTTCATCTGGGACGACCACGGCGCCGTGCCCGTCCGCATCGAGCAGTACGACGAGCCCGACGTGTTCGCGTACACCTGGGGCTCGCCCGGGCAGCCGCTCGCACCGGGCAACGCCACCCTCGTCCGGTTCACGCTCGCCGACGACGGCGACGGCACGCTGCTCACCGTCGTCGAGACCGGCTTCGGCGAGCTCACCACGCGCGACCCCCGGGCCGAGCTCGAGGACCACCGTCGCGGCTGGAGCTCCGAGCTCGACGAGCTGGTCGGCTACCTCGAGCCGGTCCGCTCGGCATGA
- a CDS encoding SGNH/GDSL hydrolase family protein, whose translation MPSGDDPAADGVPGAATTLPVTVALPDARVEVRGASWLEPTDRGLLPHRLPAWTRAQFPDRFVALCDEQPAGVRLRLRTAGTRLRLVVDVLRVAVEPQPPGAPQPYDVLVDGVLVEQPAGHGTAAGGGVVELEPQRGTTVERPGPPAAVDLWLGDAPGRDRDVEVWLPYGESTRLVTLHADAPVLPPAPATGTRWVHHGSSISHGASADRPTGTWPVVAARTARLDLVNLGMSGNAVLDPFVARTLRDAPADVVSVKLGINVVNHDAMRLRAFVPAVHGFLDTIREGHPSTPLVVVSPLWCALVEDTPGPTFVDPASPPGAPLFATRGRPEEVADGKLSLRVIRAVLAEVVAARRASGDEALRLVDGRDLYGEADAAALPMADLLHPDPPAQRLVGERFAEVLRGVLAP comes from the coding sequence ATGCCGTCCGGGGACGATCCCGCGGCCGACGGCGTCCCCGGTGCCGCGACGACGCTGCCGGTGACCGTCGCGCTGCCCGACGCGCGCGTCGAGGTGCGGGGTGCGTCGTGGCTCGAGCCGACCGACCGGGGGCTCCTGCCGCACCGGCTGCCGGCGTGGACGCGCGCGCAGTTCCCCGACCGGTTCGTCGCCCTGTGCGACGAGCAGCCCGCGGGGGTCCGGCTGCGGCTGCGCACGGCCGGGACCCGGCTGCGGCTGGTCGTCGACGTGCTGCGCGTCGCGGTGGAGCCGCAACCACCCGGCGCGCCGCAGCCGTACGACGTGCTGGTCGACGGCGTCCTGGTCGAGCAGCCCGCCGGGCACGGCACCGCGGCCGGCGGAGGCGTCGTCGAGCTCGAGCCCCAGCGCGGCACGACCGTCGAGCGACCCGGGCCCCCCGCGGCCGTCGACCTGTGGCTGGGCGACGCACCCGGTCGCGACCGTGACGTGGAGGTCTGGCTGCCCTACGGCGAGTCGACGCGCCTCGTGACGCTGCACGCCGACGCGCCCGTCCTGCCCCCTGCGCCGGCGACCGGGACCCGCTGGGTGCACCACGGGTCGTCGATCAGCCACGGCGCGTCCGCCGACCGGCCGACGGGCACGTGGCCCGTGGTCGCCGCGCGCACCGCGCGCCTGGACCTGGTCAACCTGGGGATGTCGGGCAACGCGGTGCTGGACCCGTTCGTCGCCCGCACGCTGCGCGACGCGCCCGCCGACGTCGTCTCGGTGAAGCTCGGCATCAACGTCGTGAACCACGACGCGATGCGCCTGCGCGCGTTCGTGCCGGCGGTGCACGGGTTCCTCGACACGATCCGCGAGGGCCACCCGTCGACCCCGCTGGTCGTGGTGTCGCCGCTGTGGTGCGCGCTGGTCGAGGACACTCCCGGCCCGACGTTCGTCGACCCCGCGTCGCCGCCCGGCGCTCCGCTCTTCGCGACGCGCGGGCGCCCGGAGGAGGTCGCGGACGGCAAGCTGAGCCTGCGCGTGATCCGGGCGGTGCTCGCGGAGGTCGTGGCGGCCCGCCGGGCGTCCGGTGACGAGGCGCTGCGCCTCGTCGACGGCCGTGACCTGTACGGCGAGGCGGACGCAGCGGCGCTGCCGATGGCGGACCTGCTGCACCCGGACCCGCCCGCGCAACGGCTCGTGGGGGAGCGGTTCGCCGAGGTGCTGCGCGGGGTGCTCGCTCCCTGA
- a CDS encoding FAD-binding protein, protein MSDTDRHEPQTVRIGGHDVPVVTARTVVVGTGSAGFSAADRLWELGHDDVVMVADKVNAGASRNAGSDKQTYYKLTLSGGDGDSVREMAETLFAGGAMDGDNALAEAALSARGFLRLCDLGVPFPQNRFGEFIGYKTDHDPRRRATSVGPYTSRSMVEQLEKKVHRNGTRIFDECRVVDVVVRPVAGGAPAADGAPADDGATAAERETEVVGLLVLRTDVPHDGSRSPFLLFRCTTIVYATGGPAGMYATRVFPNGQWGASGAAYRAGVHGKNLTEWQFGLASTHPRWNVSGTYMQVVPRFVSTDADGGDEREFLTEAIGDYGRLMSLVFLKGYQWPFDIRKALDGSSLIDLLVYRETVLRGRRVFLDFRRNPVQESFDPTALSPEAYEYLDRAGVLFGTPIERLRRMNEPAYQFYLQKNPYVDLETDLLEVDVCAQHNNGGLVVDAWWQSNVTGFFPVGEAGGAHGVYRPGGAALNSGQVGATRAAQFIAARRSVDPVAVPDFAAAAAPVLDGALDLVERASRRAAAGVPDNTGDLLRDVQVLMSAKAGPVRSAASIHEALVQVHEWLSGYADLVTADATSRRSVNRTFLVRDILTSAYVYLSAMADYVAHGGRSRGSVLYSDSEGTLPRVGYGPSADDELDLPDVFRFRLDGGALDDVVQETGWVPPGCSAPDVDWAPVVERKVDDPAGVPVFRWRPRRPIPEDDDFFENVWRDFRAHGNVY, encoded by the coding sequence ATGAGCGACACCGACCGACACGAGCCGCAGACCGTCCGCATCGGCGGTCACGACGTCCCCGTCGTCACGGCGCGCACCGTCGTCGTGGGCACCGGCTCCGCGGGGTTCAGCGCCGCCGACCGGCTGTGGGAGCTCGGCCACGACGACGTCGTCATGGTGGCCGACAAGGTGAACGCGGGCGCCTCCCGCAACGCAGGCTCGGACAAGCAGACCTACTACAAGCTGACGCTGTCGGGCGGCGACGGCGACTCCGTGCGCGAGATGGCCGAGACGCTGTTCGCGGGCGGCGCGATGGACGGCGACAACGCGCTCGCGGAGGCGGCGCTGTCGGCGCGCGGGTTCCTGCGGCTGTGCGACCTCGGGGTGCCGTTCCCGCAGAACCGGTTCGGGGAGTTCATCGGCTACAAGACGGACCACGACCCGCGCCGGCGCGCCACGTCGGTGGGCCCGTACACCAGCAGGTCGATGGTCGAGCAGCTCGAGAAGAAGGTGCACCGCAACGGCACGCGCATCTTCGACGAGTGCCGCGTGGTCGACGTCGTGGTGCGGCCCGTGGCGGGCGGTGCGCCGGCGGCGGACGGGGCTCCCGCCGACGACGGTGCGACCGCGGCCGAGCGCGAGACGGAGGTCGTCGGCCTGCTCGTGCTGCGCACCGACGTGCCGCACGACGGCTCGCGGTCGCCGTTCCTCCTGTTCCGGTGCACCACCATCGTCTACGCGACGGGCGGCCCCGCGGGCATGTACGCGACGCGCGTCTTCCCGAACGGCCAGTGGGGCGCGTCCGGGGCCGCGTACCGCGCGGGCGTCCACGGCAAGAACCTCACGGAGTGGCAGTTCGGGCTCGCGTCGACGCACCCGCGGTGGAACGTCTCCGGCACGTACATGCAGGTCGTCCCGCGGTTCGTGTCGACCGACGCCGACGGCGGCGACGAGCGCGAGTTCCTCACCGAGGCGATCGGCGACTACGGGCGGCTCATGTCGCTCGTCTTCCTCAAGGGCTACCAGTGGCCGTTCGACATCCGGAAGGCGCTCGACGGCTCGTCGCTGATCGACCTGCTCGTCTACCGGGAGACGGTGCTGCGCGGGCGGCGCGTGTTCCTCGACTTCCGCCGCAACCCCGTGCAGGAGTCGTTCGACCCCACCGCGCTGAGCCCGGAGGCGTACGAGTACCTCGACCGGGCGGGCGTCCTGTTCGGGACCCCCATTGAGCGGCTGCGCCGCATGAACGAGCCCGCGTACCAGTTCTACCTGCAGAAGAATCCGTACGTGGACCTCGAGACCGACCTGCTCGAGGTGGACGTGTGCGCGCAGCACAACAACGGCGGGCTCGTCGTCGACGCGTGGTGGCAGTCCAACGTCACGGGCTTCTTCCCCGTCGGGGAGGCGGGCGGGGCGCACGGCGTCTACCGGCCCGGCGGCGCGGCGCTCAACAGCGGGCAGGTCGGGGCGACGCGCGCGGCGCAGTTCATCGCGGCCCGGCGCTCCGTCGACCCGGTGGCCGTGCCGGACTTCGCGGCCGCGGCGGCACCCGTGCTCGACGGCGCCCTCGACCTCGTCGAGCGGGCGTCGCGACGGGCGGCCGCCGGCGTGCCCGACAACACCGGTGACCTGCTGCGGGACGTCCAGGTGCTCATGAGCGCCAAGGCCGGGCCGGTGCGGTCCGCGGCGTCGATCCACGAGGCGCTCGTGCAGGTGCACGAGTGGCTGTCCGGGTACGCGGACCTCGTCACGGCCGACGCGACGTCGCGCCGGTCCGTCAACCGCACGTTCCTCGTCCGCGACATCCTCACCAGCGCCTACGTGTACCTGTCCGCGATGGCCGACTACGTCGCGCACGGCGGGCGCTCGCGCGGGTCGGTGCTGTACAGCGACTCGGAGGGCACGCTGCCGCGCGTCGGCTACGGGCCGTCGGCCGACGACGAGCTCGACCTGCCGGACGTGTTCCGGTTCCGGCTCGACGGCGGCGCGCTCGACGACGTGGTGCAGGAGACGGGCTGGGTGCCGCCGGGGTGCTCGGCGCCGGACGTCGACTGGGCGCCCGTGGTCGAGCGGAAGGTCGACGATCCCGCGGGCGTGCCGGTGTTCCGGTGGCGGCCACGGCGACCGATCCCCGAGGACGACGACTTCTTCGAGAACGTGTGGCGGGACTTCCGGGCGCACGGGAACGTCTACTGA
- a CDS encoding 3-ketoacyl-ACP reductase, which translates to MPAVALVTGGNRGIGLGITQRLLADGYAVSILATREEPTDVLAGLRELAGAHDRVRYVRGSVADLDDHRRYVDDAVDAWGRLDVLVNNAGVAPTVRADLLEAGAESFDRVLGINLRGPYFLTQTFANRVIALRGPLDTLPEPPDGPVATVVNVSSVSATTVSTNRGDYCVSKAGVAMATQLFAARLAPEGIVVYEVRPGVIATDMTAGVAARYDALFEGGLAPIARWGRPADVAGAVAILASGQTPYSTGEVFHVDGGMHIPVL; encoded by the coding sequence ATGCCGGCAGTCGCACTGGTCACCGGAGGCAACCGGGGCATCGGCCTCGGCATCACGCAGCGGCTGCTCGCCGACGGGTACGCCGTGTCGATCCTCGCCACGCGCGAGGAGCCGACCGACGTCCTCGCCGGGCTGCGCGAGCTCGCGGGCGCCCACGACCGCGTCCGCTACGTGCGCGGCTCGGTCGCCGACCTCGACGACCACCGGCGCTACGTCGACGACGCGGTCGACGCCTGGGGACGGCTCGACGTGCTCGTGAACAACGCGGGCGTCGCCCCGACCGTCCGCGCGGACCTCCTGGAGGCGGGCGCCGAGTCGTTCGACCGCGTCCTGGGCATCAACCTGCGCGGCCCGTACTTCCTCACCCAGACGTTCGCGAACCGCGTCATCGCGCTCCGCGGCCCGCTCGACACGCTGCCCGAGCCGCCCGACGGTCCCGTCGCCACCGTCGTCAACGTCTCGTCGGTGTCCGCGACCACCGTCTCCACGAACCGCGGCGACTACTGCGTCTCGAAGGCCGGCGTCGCGATGGCGACGCAGCTCTTCGCGGCGCGGCTCGCCCCCGAGGGCATCGTCGTCTACGAGGTCCGGCCCGGCGTCATCGCGACCGACATGACGGCCGGCGTCGCGGCGCGCTACGACGCGCTCTTCGAGGGCGGGCTCGCGCCGATCGCCCGCTGGGGCCGTCCGGCCGACGTCGCCGGCGCCGTCGCGATCCTCGCGTCGGGGCAGACGCCGTACTCGACCGGCGAGGTGTTCCACGTCGACGGCGGCATGCACATCCCGGTGCTCTGA